CAAGTGCTCGATGCGGATGAGAAACCCCAAAATCAAGCACCGACTATCTCCAACCCGGGTTCCGTCCTTTATTATGAAAACAGTGATGCCATCGTGGATGATTTCAATGCGGTCGACAATGAAGATTCTGAAGACAATGGTTTGGTCTACTCATTTGATCCACAGCCAGACAATGCACTGTTTAGCTTAGATAGCGTAACAGGTGTGCTTATATTTAAAAATTTACCGGATTATGAAAACCCGCTGGATCACAACCATGATAATGCGTATATCACTGGTGTGAAAGTCTGCGATTCTGATGGGGCTTGTGTGGCACGGGTACTGATCGTTTCTGTCCTGGATGTTGACGAAGACAATGATCATGATGGGTTGATGGATTCGGCGGAAAAATTTATCGGTACCAACCTTTGGAATTGGGATAGTGACGGTGATGGCCTCGACGATTTGAATGAAGTCCATGACCCTACAGAGCCGTTAGACCATGATAAAGATGGTCTCATTGATGCCCTTGACCCGGATGATGACGGTGACACTATCCTGACAAAATACGAAATGCCTGATCCGAATGGCGACCATGATCCGGCGGATGCGCGTGATATTGACCACGACGGCATTCCGGATTATCTGGATACTGATGACGATAATGACACCATCCTGACCCGATATGAAGCACCGGATGCTAACGGGGATGGTATCCCGGCTGATGCCCGTGACACAGATTTGGATAGTATGCCGGATTATCTGGATGCCGATGATGACAATGATGGTTCGCCCACCAAGGATGAGCAGCCAGACCCCAATGGTGACGGTAACCCCGACGATGCGGTTGACGATGATAACAATGGCTATCCTTCTTATTTGGACATATCGGAAGACTTAACGGTTGGCGTGGAAGTGCGGGCGTTCCTGAACGGTGCATACGATTCCACGACCGGAATGATGGATGACGATTTGGGCAGATTGGGGTTTATTCCTGATTTGCAACCTTACGGTGAACTGAAGACGGCATTTGGTTACGGTAACTCAAGCAGCACCCTTTCCCCGTTTGATTACCATGGCACTGAAACCATGTCTCAGGCAGTTAAAAATGCAACTAACGGCAATGCCCCGGTTGATTGGGTGCTGGTTGAGTTGCGGGATGCGTTGGATCCTACCGCCCGTAGGGGGGGCATGGCTGCTATCCTGCAACGCGATGGTGACATCGTTGATGCTGTCACAGGCTCGAAAAAACTGCAATTGTTGAATGTTGCTGATGGTAGATATTACGTGGTCGTGCGTCACCGTAATCACTTGGGGGTGATGACGGCGACACCGCTTAACCTATCAACTGCCTCGACCCTGATTGATTTCACCAGCTCCGCAACCCCTGTTTTCGGTGGCAACTTGGCGCGTCTGCAAGATGGCCAGACGTCGATAATGTGGTCAGGTGATACCAACAACAGCAACTCGGTGATCCTCAATGGGCCAGGGAGTGACAGCAGTGTCATCTTGGGTTCAATTCTGGTGGCACCGGAAAATACCAAGGTTAATGCCAATTTTCAGTTGCGTGGTTATTACGCAACTGATTTAAACATGGATGGGTATGTCGTATTCAGCGGTCCGGCCAATGAAATAAATCTCTTGATCGGTACGGTGATTTTGTTCCCTGACAACAGTACCGGTTCTGCCAATTATATTGTGCTTGGCAGCGTTCCCCGGTAATAGTGGTGTGTTCCGGTTGCCAGTGACAAGCGGCTTGACTATAGTTAGCCGTTCATTGATTTACCCCTTGGGGTATAAACCGGAGAAACCATGTCCAAGGCTGATTCCATTCATACCCTGTCGCTCAAGGGCATCCGCGACGGGGTGCAATCGGGCGTATTTTCAGTCATGGAAGCGACCGATGCGTATCTTGATCGTATCGAACGCTTCAATCCTGAGCTGAACGCTTACATCACCATCACCCGCGATTCCGCCAAGGCACAGGCGGTCGACATCGACAACCGCATCCGCAAGGGTGAGCTGTCCGGCCCGATGGCGGGCGTTCCGTATGCACTGAAAGACCTGTTCTGCTCGGAAGGGGTGCGCACGACCTGCGCCTCCAACATGTTGTCGAATTTCATTTCGCCTTACGACGCGCATGTGGCAGCAAAGCTGAAAGCAGCGGGCGGCGTATTGCTCGGCAAGAACAATATGGATGAATTCGCGATGGGTTCCTCCAACGAAACCTCCGCGTTCGGCAATGTGCGTAACCCGTGGGATACCGACAAGGTGCCGGGCGGCAGCTCCGGCGGCGGTGCTGCGACGATTGCGGCGCGTCTGGCTCCAATGACACTGGGTACGGATACGGGTGGCTCCATCCGCCAGCCAGCCTCTTTCTGCAATATCACCGGCATCAAGCCGACCTACGGGCGTATTTCTCGCTACGGCATGATTGCGTTCGCCTCCAGTCTGGATCAGTGTGGGCCGATGGCTCCGTCCGCTGAAGATTGCGCGATTACCATGAACGTGATCTCCGGTTTGGATTCCCGCGACTCCACCAGCGTGGATCGTGCCGTCCCTGACTACACCGCCACCCTGAATGATTCCATCGAAGGGCTGAAAATCGGCCTGCCGAAAGAGTTTTTCTCCGCAGGGCTGGATGCAAAGGTGGGTGACGTCATCGAACGCGCCATCAAGGAATTTGAAGCCAAGGGCGCGATCATCAAGGAAGTTTCCCTGCCCAACAGCCATCTGGCCGTGCCGGTTTACTACGTGGTTGCTCCGGCGGAATGCTCCTCCAACCTGTCGCGCTTCGACGGCGTGCGTTTCGGCCATCGCTGCGAAGACCCGAAAGACCTCACCGACCTGTACGAACGCAGCCGCTGGGAAGGTTTCGGCGCGGAAGTCAAACGCCGCATCATGATCGGCACCTACGCACTTTCCGCAGGCTATTACGACGCCTACTACCTGAAAGCCCAGCAGGTACGCCGCCTGATCAAACAGGACTTCGATACAGCATTTGCCGACGTGGACGTGATCATGGGGCCATCCTGCCCGACTACTGCTTTCGGTATCGGCGCGAAAAAAGACGACCCGATTGCAATGTACCTCGAAGATCTCTACACCATCCCGGTCAGTCTAGCCGGTCTGCCAGGCATGACCTTCCCGGTCGGCTTCGCGGCGGATGGCTTACCGGTCGGCATCCAGTTGGTCGGCAACTATTTCGAGGAAGCGCGCATGTTGAATATCGCGCATCAGTACCAATCTTGGACTGACTGGCACACCCGTTTGCCAGCGAAGTTTGCGTAAGGAGGAAAGCATCATGGAATGGGAAACCGTCATTGGTCTGGAAATTCACGCCCAGCTTTCCACCAATTCAAAAATCTTCTCCGGCTCATCAATTGCCTACGGCGCGGAGCCGAACACACAGGCCAATCTGGTTGACCTCGGAATGCCGGGCGTACTGCCGGTGTTGAACAGGAAAGCGGTTGAAATGGCTATCCGCTTCGGTCTGGCGATTGACGCACACATTGCGCCAAAATCCGTATTCGCCCGCAAAAACTACTTCTACCCTGACCTGCCGAAAGGCTACCAGATCAGCCAGTACGAACTGCCCGTAGTCGGCAAAGGCCACATGGACATCGAGCTGGAAGACGGCGAAGTCAAACGCATCGGCATCACCCGCGCGCATCTGGAAGAGGACGCTGGCAAATCCCTGCACGAAGACTTCCACGGCAAGACCGGCATCGACCTTAACCGCGCAGGTACACCACTGCTGGAAATCGTTTCCGAACCCGACATGCGTTCCGCCAAGGAAGCGGTTGCCTACATGAAAAAACTGCACGCGCTGGTGCGCTACCTTGGCGTGTGTGATGGCAACATGCAGGAAGGCTCGTTCCGCTGCGATGCCAACGTATCGGTGCGCCGCCCCGGTGCAGACTTCGGCACCCGCGCGGAAATCAAGAACCTGAACTCGTTCCGCTTCATCGAACGCGCCATCAATCACGAAGTTGAACGCCAGATCGACCTGATCGAATCCGGTGGCAAAGTCGTGCAGGAAACCCGCCTGTATGACCCAGATCGTGACGAAACCCGCTCCATGCGTGGCAAGGAAGACGCTAACGACTACCGTTACTTCCCCGACCCTGACCTGCTGCCAGTCGCGATCACGGCGGAAGACATCGAAGCCGTGCGCGCCACCCTGCCGGAACTGCCGGATGCGAAAAAACAGCGTTTCATGAGCGAATATGGCCTCAACGATTACGACGCCAGCCTGTTGACCCAGAACCGTGACGAGGCGGAGTATTTCGAGGCGGTGGCCAAAGCGTGTGGCGATGCCAAACTGGCCGCCAACTGGGTTAATGGGGAAGTCAGCAAAACGCTGGCGGATAACGGTATGGACATTGCCGCCTCCCCGGTCAGCAGCGACGCACTGGTGGAACTGCTCAAGCGCATTCAGGACAATACCGTTTCCAACAAGATCGCCCGCGACGTATTCGCCGCGATGTGGGCTGGCGAAGGCTCCGCTGATGCAGTCATCGACAAGAAAGGTCTGAAGCAGATTACCGACACCAGCGCGATCGAGGCTGTGATCGACGAGATTATTGCCAACAACCCGTCGCAAGTGGCGGAATACCGCGGCGGCAAAGACAAGCTGTTTGGCTTCTTCGTTGGTCAGGCGATGAAGGCTTCCAAAGGCAAGGCTAACCCGGCGGCGCTGAATGACATCCTGAAGAAAAAGCTGGAGGGCTGAACCATGTCTATTTCTGCCGAAGAAGTGAAAAAAGTCGCCCATCTGGCCCGCATGGCGGTGCCAGAAGAGCAGCTGGAGGGTTATGTACGCAACCTTTCCAATATCCTTGATCTTGTCGATCAGTTGAGCGCTGTGGATACCACCGGCGTGGAGCCAATGGCACACCCGCTCGACATGACCCAGCGCTTGCGCGAGGATGTGGTGACGGAAACCAACCACCGGGAAAAATACCAGGCAGTGGCTCCTGAAGTGGAAAATGGCCTCTATCTGGTGCCAAAAGTCATTGAATGAGTGTGGTGGGTGCTGTTTCAGGCCAGTTCCTGGAATAGCACCTGCGAATTGCGCTGGAAGTTATACAGCGATTTCTTGTTGGCGGGGAGTTCTTCCACGCTGCCTTTCACAAACCCGCGTTCCCGGAACCAGTCAGTCGTTTGCGTGGTGAGCACCAGCAGGCGGGTTTTGCCTTGCGCTTTCGCCAGTTGGGCAACGTGCCGCAGCAGCTTGTCGCCCCGGTTGCCGCCCCGGTATTGTGGGTTGACCACCAGACAGGCGAGTTCGGCTACTTCTGGGGCGTCAGTGTCGTACAGGGCAACGCAGGCAATCACTTCGCGGTCGCGGGTGATGATGTGGAACTTGCCGATTTCCAGTTCCAGTTGTTCGCGGGATCGCTTGATTAGCACACCGCGTTGCTCCAGCGGGCGGATCAGTTCCAGGATGCCGCTGATGTCTTCTACCGTTGCCGCCCGCAGGCTTTCAAACTGCTCGGTGGCGACCATGCTGCCTACCCCATCGCGGGTATACAGTTCCAGCAATAACGCGCCATCTTGCGCAGCGTTGAGCAGATGCACGCGCTCAATCTCGCTGTGCAGCAGCAAGCTGGCGATTTTCAGCAGGAAAGGGGAGGCGGAGGGGTCATGGTTGACTTGCCCGGCCACCAGCTCGCGCGGCAGTTGCAAATCATGGTCGCTGAGGAAAATGATCTTGTCGGCGGCGAGTTCTTTCGCGGTGCTGAGTGCTACCTGCTCGTAATCTAGGTTGTAGGTTTCACCACTGGGGGAATAACCGAGCGGGGAAACCAGCACGATGTTGTGGCTGTCCAGTTGTTGGGCAATCAAGGCATGGGCAATGCGGCGGATTTTGCCGGTATGGCTGTAATCCACGCCATCAATGATGCCCAGTGGTTGCGCCGTCAGGTAGTTGCCGGAACAGATGCCGATGTCTTCACCCGCGAAACTGGGTTGGTTCAGGGCATGGCTGAGCAGCTTTTCAATGCGGATACGCAGATGACCGACCGCCTCTTCTACCAGCGGGATGTCGTCAGGCGCGGTGACGCGGATATTGTGGTGGAAATGGGAAACCCGCCCTGCCACTGCCAGCCGCTGGTTAATCTGCGCGCGCGTGCCGTGGACGATGACGATGCGGCAGCCGAGCGCGGCAATGATGGCAATGTCCTGGATCAGGCGGCGGAAACTGTCTTGCTCCACCACTTCACCGGGGAAGGCGATGACAAAGGTTTTGTCCCGGTGCTGGTAGACGTAGGGGGCGGCTTCGCGCAGCAGGAGGACGCTGTTGCCATCGGAACCGGTCATGCGGTTTCGGCCAGCAACAAGTGGTCGACCAGATCGCAAATGCAGTGGATCAGCAGCAGGTGCGTTTCCTGGATGCGGGCAGTGCTGTCGGCGGGTACGCGCAATTCCACGTCGCCGTCTTGCAGCAGGTCTTTCATCTCGCCGCCAGCTTTGCCGCTGAGGGCGATCACGCGCATCCCACTGGCATGGGCGGTTTCAATCGCGCGGTTGACATTGGCGGAATTGCCACTGGTGGAAATAGCCAGCAACACGTCGCCGGGCCGACCCAGTGCTTCAATCTGACGGGCGAACACGCGCTCGTAACGGTAATCGTTGGCGATGGAGGTGAGGGTGGAAGTATCCGTCGTCAGCGCAATGGCGGGCAGACCACGGCGTTCCTGTTCGAAACGGTTGAGCATTTCTGAAGAAAAATGCTGGGCGTCGCCAGCCGAGCCGCCGTTGCCGCAACTGAGGATTTTGCCATTCTGCTGGATGCTGGTGAACACCAGTTGAGCGGCTTGCAGGATCGGTTCCTGAAGCAATCCCAGCGCTTTCTGCTTGGTTTCGATGCTGGCGGTGAAGTGTTGTTGGATGCGTGTCTGCAAATTCATGTGTCAGCCCGATTCAAAAGCGTTTCTGATCCAGTGTATGTGATTGCTGCCTTCTACCGCAACGACATCGAAACGTGCTTGCGCGTCGGGGGCGCGGTATTGAAGGTAGTGTTGTGCGGTGCGGATGATGCGCGCTTGCTTGCGTGGATCAATACTGTGCAATGCGCCGCCGTAACGGTTGTTTTTGCGGTAGCGCACCTCAACGAACACGATGGTGTGCCCGTCCAGCATGATCAGGTCGATTTCGCCGATTTTGAGGCGGTAGTTTTGTTGCAACAGTTTCAAACCGCTGGCCTGTAAATGTTCACAGGCCAGTTGTTCGGTGCTGATGCCGCGTTGCAGGTGCGGCGCGGTGGGTTTACTGTCCAAGCGGTTGCGGTACGCCGTTGATAAAGGTGGCCATCAACAACTTGCGCTGGACTTCGCGGTTACGTGCCAGACGGATGGTGCCGGTTTTGCCGTTGACCTGCGCGTTCGGGTTGCTGGCAATGCTGGGCAGGTTTTTGGCGATCAGGAAGGCATCCATACCCAGGGCATACATGCGCGGGAAGGCGGAGTTGTTCAGGCTACCCGCTTGTAGGGCCTCAATCACCCACGGGATTTCGGTATAGATGATGCCGTCGAGGTCTGAATCCTTGCCGGGGTCAAGCCGCCCGGAGAAGATGTGCGAGGTGGCGTAAACAGGCGTGGATGGGGCTTGCGCTGCCAGCAACGGGCGCATCAGGCGCGCCTGGCTGGGGGAGGCGGCCAGGAACACCATGCTGGCACGGCCCTGGGTGGCAGCCAGCGCGGTTTGCACGTTCTGCATGTAGGCATTGGAGGGGGAGTCCGGGTATTGCTGGATATTGACGACTTGCCCACCCTTGGCCTGATAGGCAGAGCGGAAGGCATTGGCAACCCGCTCGCCCCAACTGGAGGCAGGAGCCATGACGATGGCAGTGCGTTGGCCGCGGGCAGTGGCGAATTCCGCCACCTGACGGGCTTCATCTTCCGGCAGCAAGCCAAACTGGTAGAGCGCGCCCGGCACATTCAGGCTATTGGTGAGGTAATTGAGGCTCAGGATCGGCGTGGTCAACATGCGTGGTTGCGCCAGCAGTTGCGCCAGTGATTCCTTGTCGAGCGGGCCGACAATCATGTCCGCCCCATCTGCCACGGCACGCTGGTACTGGGCGACAGCGCCGCCAGCATTCACGTCGTAAATCTGCACGCTGGCGTTACTGGCCAGGTTATTGCGGGCGGTTGCGATGCCACGGTAGATTTCCTGGCTGACGCTGCCCAGTGAGCCGGATTGCGGTAGCAGGGCTGCGACCCGGTTGACGCTGGTGGGAACCAGTGCCTGCTGGACGTTTTGCGTGCTTCCGCCAGCCATGGCCTGGGCGCGTTTGCGCACGTGCTTGACTTTTTCACGCAGGGCAGGTGAGAGCTTGTCCAGATTGGTGGGCAGGGTGCGCAAGGCGAGTGCAGGGTTGTTTTGTTGCAGGGCCAGCAGGGCCTTGACATAGGCCAGGCGGCCACGGTTTTCACCATCCAGCGCGGAAGCCGGGACTTTTGCCAGATAACTGTTGGTCAGCTTGGCGTCACCAATGGAGGCGGCAATTTCTGCGGCTTGCAGGATAACGCGCTCACGCTGGGGCGAAGGGTAACGGCTGGCAGCGGCATAGTAGGTTTGAGCGGCTTCCCGTTTCTTGCCTTTGCTGAGCAGGGCATTGGCCTGTTCGATGCTGACGTCGCTTTGGCTGGTTGTGTCTGACGAGCCGGGGACAAGGCTGTTGGAGCAGCCTTGCAGCAGAAATGGGGCGGCCAGCAATGCGATCCATAGGTATTGCCGGATGCCGTGGGAGAGTTTTTTGTGCATGGTGTAATCCTGATACCAGTTGGAGAGGGTGAACCAGCCAAAATATAGCACTTTTTCAGACCTTGACTGAATGTTTGCGCGGCAGGCATACGGATTCTTGGATGGGGGGAATACGCAAAAATGATGACAAACATCAATAACCGGTTGTTGGCGGGGGAACTTTTTCGATAAATGTATGCAATCTTTGCGGTTTGTACGCAGAAATAGCGCTATGCTTGTGAGCGGAAACCTGAATTTATTTATCACCACAGATTAAACAAGAGGGTTTCACAATGACTAATAATGTTATGGAGGTGTTCTGATGTCGACGGGATTGGCAGTAGCCATCTTATGCGCAATTGCTGCGCTCATCTATGGAGCCGTTACCATCCGTTGGGTGCTTGCCCAGCCGGAAGGTGATGCCAATATGCGCCGCATCGCGCAAGCCGTGCAGGAGGGCGCGCAAGCCTATCTTAACCGCCAATACACGACCATTGCAGTGGTTGGTATCTTGTTATTTGCTGTTATTTTCGTCGCTTTGGGTTGGAAAACGGCCATTGGTTTTGCCTTGGGTGCTGTGTTGTCGGGCGCTACCGGCTACATCGGTATGAATGTGTCAGTCCGCTCCAATGTGCGCACGGCGGAAGCGGCCAAAGGTGGCCTGAATGCAGCGCTGGATGTGGCTTTTAAGGGCGGCGCAATCACCGGTATGTTGGTGGTGGGTCTGGCGCTGCTGGGCGTGGCGGGTTATTACGCTATCCTAACCATAACGGGCACGTCCTCCGAAGAGGCCAACCACGCATTGGTGGGGTTGGCATTCGGTGGTTCCCTGATTTCCATCTTTGCCCGTTTGGGTGGTGGTATTTTTACCAAAGGCGCTGACGTAGGCGCTGACCTAGTAGGTAAGGTGGAGGCGGGTATTCCGGAAGATGACCCGCGTAACCCGGCAGTTATCGCCGATAACGTGGGTGATAACGTCGGTGACTGCGCCGGTATGGCGGCTGACCTGTTTGAAACTTACGCTGTGACCATTATTGCCACCATGTTGTTGGGCGGCCTGATGATGGGTGGCTCGGAAAATGCCATTATCTACCCGCTGGTATTGGGTGGGTTCTCGATCCTGGCTTCCATTCTGGGGACGATGTTTGTCAAGGCGCGCCCCGGTGGCAAGATCATGAATGCGCTGTACCGGGGGCTGGCAGTGGCGGGGGTGGCTTCGCTGGTGGTGTTCTACCCGATTACTTCCATCCTGATGGCGGATAACGGGCAGTATTCAGTCAATGCCCTGTACGGTGCTGCGGTTATAGGCTTGTTGTTAACAGCGGCCATGGTGTGGATCACGGAATATTACACCGCGACCGAGTACAGCCCCGTTAGGCATATCGCGCAAGCTTCCACCACCGGTCATGGCACTAACGTGATTGCCGGCTTGGGCGTTTCCATGAAAGCGACCGCTGCGCCAGTGTTGGCTGTGTGCCTGGCAATCTGGGGGGCATTTGCGCTGGCAGGTTTGTACGGAATTGCGATTGCGGCGACTTCCATGTTGTCGATGGCAGGTATCATCGTGGCGCTGGATGCTTACGGCCCGATCACTGACAACGCTGGCGGGATTGCGGAAATGGCCGGTTTACCGGAAGACATCCGTAACATCACTGACCCGCTGGATGCAGTGGGGAATACCACCAAAGCCGTTACCAAAGGCTATGCGATTGGTTCGGCAGGTCTGGCGGCGCTGGTGCTATTTGCGGATTATACCCACGCACTGTCTGCCCACCAGACGGGGATGACGTTTGACCTTTCCAACCACATGGTCATTATTGGCCTGTTCATTGGCGGCATGGTGCCTTACCTGTTCGCCGCAATGGGTATGGAAGCAGTCGGGCGCGCGGCGGGTTCGGTAGTGGTCGAAGTGCGCCGTCAGTTCCGTGATATTCCGGGCATCATGGAAGGCACAGGCAAGCCGGAATATGGCACTTGCGTAGACATGCTGACCAAGGCGGCCATCAAGGAAATGATCCTGCCCTCACTGCTGCCGGTAGCTGTGCCGGTCATCGTTGGCCTGACCCTGGGCGCGCAAGCGTTGGGCGGGGTGCTGGTGGGTACGATCATCACCGGGATTTTCGTGGCCATTTCCATGACCACCGGTGGTGGCGCGTGGGATAACGCCAAGAAATACATTGAGGAAGGCAATTTCGGTGGTAAAGGTTCTGAAGCCCACAAGGCGGCGGTAACTGGCGACACCGTGGGCGACCCGTACAAGGATACAGCAGGCCCTGCGGTCAACCCGCTGATCAAGATCATCAACATCGTGGCGCTGCTGATTGTGCCGTTGTTGGCGTGATGGTAACTGTTCACCCACTCTCAGTTTTGAAGAAACCTCTCCTCAACCCTCCCCTTATCAGGGGAGGGGGCAAGTTTGCACTTTCTTGTTCCTCCCCTGATAAGGGGAGGCTAGGAGGGGTTTCTTTGAGGGGATGTGAAACGTCATGACGCAAGGCATTCTCTACTGTGTGGCAACACCGATTGGTAATCTGGAGGACATGACCGGGCGGGCAAAGCGTATTCTGGCCGAAGTGGACAAGGTGTACGCAGAAGACACGCGCGTAACCCGCAACCTGTTTACCCATTTCGGCGTCCAGAACACGCTCGCCAGCTTGCATGACCATAACGAAGCCGACCGGGTGGCCAGTATCCGCGCGGAACTGGAACAGGGGATGCAGCTGGCACTGGTCAGTGATGCTGGCACGCCGTTGATCAGCGACCCTGGCTACAAGCTGGTGCATGCGCTGGGGCAGGAAGGTTTCCGGATAGTGCCAGTGCCGGGAGCCAGCGCCCTGGTTGCGGCACTGTCGGTCGCGGGTTTGCCGACTGACCGGTTTGTGTTTGAAGGTTTCCTGCCTGCCAAACCTTCCGCCCGCCGTAAGCTGCTGGAGGGTTTGCAAAATGAGCCGCGCACCCTGGTATTTTACGAATCCAGCCACCGTATTGCCGACATGTTGGCAGATGTGGCGGAAACCTTTAGCGCAGGTCGGCAGGTAGTGGTATTGCGCGAACTGACCAAGCTCTATGAGACCATTTACCGTGGTAGCGCTGCTGAATTGGTGAAGCAGATCGTGACAGATACCAATATGTCACGCGGTGAATTCGTGGTGGTGGTGGAAGGCAAGGTGCAGGATGAGTCGCAGGGGCAGCTTGAAGCTATCAATGCCGACAAGGTGCTGGCAATTTTGTTGGAAGAGTTGCCCGTGAAGCAGGCAGCAGCGATTGCTGCCCGGTTGACAGGTTTGCCCAAAAACCAGCTATACAAACAGGCATTGGCGCAGGGTTGATCAGCTTTCTGCTTCGGTTACCGCTGTATTGATGACTATCAACTTGTCAGGGTCAAGTGCCAGAATCTGCTGTGCGGTTTCTGCCGTTATCAGGCAGCGTTTCCCGGCCAGGAATGTAATGGCCAGTTTGCTGTCCGCCAGATCTTGCTGTTGCTGTTCGGTGACGTACAGGTATTTGATGTTTTCACCGACAACGAAATTGTAACGGATTTCTGCATCGTCGACATTTTGCAGATTTGCACTGACCAGAGCATCCACTTGCGCGCGCACTTGTTTGCGGCGTTCAGCCCGTTCCCGGCGACGCTGTTCTTCTTCACGGCGTTCTTTCTGTTCAGCCTGGTTGCGGGCTTCGTAGAATTGCGCCAAGTCACTTTTTTCTTTTTTGGCAGGGCGAGGAGCCTTGACTTCCTTGTTCTGTTGGGGCTTTGGCGGGGGTGAAGCTCGCTTGGTCGTATGGGAGGTGTGACCTCTTCTGGGCGCTTGTCTGGAATTGGATGGTTTCGGTTGGCTGGCTTTTTCAGCCTGTTCTTCTGTGACCAGCCCCGCTTTGAGTAACTGGTCAAGTAATGAGTTTGCCATACGGTTCTCTTAAAATTGTCGACAAGTTGCTGTGAGAATTGCTAACAGACGATATAATACCCTGATTTTTCCACAACGGTAGAGCAAACCATGAATATTGATAAAGTTCCTGCGGGGCGCGACGTTCCTGAATGCGTGAATGTCATCATTGAAATCCCGGCGCTGTCCACGCCTGTCAAGTATGAGCTGGATAAGAAAAGTGGCGCTTTGTATGTTGACCGTTTCCTGTCTACGCCGATGTTTTACCCGGCCAACTACGGTTTTATCCCGCATACCCTGGCTCTGGATGGCGACCCGACAGATGTGCTGGTGGTTACCCCAACCCCGTTGATGCATGGCGCGGTCATTCCGGTACGTCCGGTCGGTATGTTGCAGATGTCTGATGAGTCCGGGATTGATGCCAAAATTGTGGCAGTTCCGGCGCGCAAATTGTCTTCTGGCTATCGCGATGTTCAGAATTATACGGATTTGCCACCGTTGCTGTTGCGCCAGATCCAGCACTTCTTCGAGCGCTATAAGGAACTGGATGCAGACAAGTGGGTCAAGGTGGAAGGCTGGGCAGACGCAGATGGTGCCAAACAGGAAATTCTCGCCAGCGTAGCGCGTTATAATCTGGAAAAACCAGAGGAGATTCCATTCTCATAATCTGCTATAGTCGCCCGGTTTTTGACAGGGCAGACAGGATGCTTTCAGCATTGAGGATTCATGAGTGATAGACCCATTAAACTTGAGCGCGATGAGCAACACATGTTCAACGTGCGTGCGCTCATCGCGGGTATCCTTATCCTGTTTGCCCTGTTGGGAATCGTAGGCAGGCTTTACCACCTCCAGTTTGTGGAATACGGTAAGTATGCGGAGCTTTCGCGCCAGCATTACCAGAAGCGTATCCCCACCCCGCCTAACCGTGGCCAGATTTACGACCGCAATGGCGTCCTGTTGGCCGATAGCCATACCCAGTATGTGCTGGAGGTGGTGCGTGACAATATCGGCGATGAAAATGGCGACGGAAAGTCTAGCCTTGCCGATGTCGACGGCTTGGTTGAGCGGTTGGGCAAACTGAT
The sequence above is drawn from the Thiothrix nivea DSM 5205 genome and encodes:
- the gatA gene encoding Asp-tRNA(Asn)/Glu-tRNA(Gln) amidotransferase subunit GatA, with protein sequence MSKADSIHTLSLKGIRDGVQSGVFSVMEATDAYLDRIERFNPELNAYITITRDSAKAQAVDIDNRIRKGELSGPMAGVPYALKDLFCSEGVRTTCASNMLSNFISPYDAHVAAKLKAAGGVLLGKNNMDEFAMGSSNETSAFGNVRNPWDTDKVPGGSSGGGAATIAARLAPMTLGTDTGGSIRQPASFCNITGIKPTYGRISRYGMIAFASSLDQCGPMAPSAEDCAITMNVISGLDSRDSTSVDRAVPDYTATLNDSIEGLKIGLPKEFFSAGLDAKVGDVIERAIKEFEAKGAIIKEVSLPNSHLAVPVYYVVAPAECSSNLSRFDGVRFGHRCEDPKDLTDLYERSRWEGFGAEVKRRIMIGTYALSAGYYDAYYLKAQQVRRLIKQDFDTAFADVDVIMGPSCPTTAFGIGAKKDDPIAMYLEDLYTIPVSLAGLPGMTFPVGFAADGLPVGIQLVGNYFEEARMLNIAHQYQSWTDWHTRLPAKFA
- the gatB gene encoding Asp-tRNA(Asn)/Glu-tRNA(Gln) amidotransferase subunit GatB gives rise to the protein MEWETVIGLEIHAQLSTNSKIFSGSSIAYGAEPNTQANLVDLGMPGVLPVLNRKAVEMAIRFGLAIDAHIAPKSVFARKNYFYPDLPKGYQISQYELPVVGKGHMDIELEDGEVKRIGITRAHLEEDAGKSLHEDFHGKTGIDLNRAGTPLLEIVSEPDMRSAKEAVAYMKKLHALVRYLGVCDGNMQEGSFRCDANVSVRRPGADFGTRAEIKNLNSFRFIERAINHEVERQIDLIESGGKVVQETRLYDPDRDETRSMRGKEDANDYRYFPDPDLLPVAITAEDIEAVRATLPELPDAKKQRFMSEYGLNDYDASLLTQNRDEAEYFEAVAKACGDAKLAANWVNGEVSKTLADNGMDIAASPVSSDALVELLKRIQDNTVSNKIARDVFAAMWAGEGSADAVIDKKGLKQITDTSAIEAVIDEIIANNPSQVAEYRGGKDKLFGFFVGQAMKASKGKANPAALNDILKKKLEG
- the gatC gene encoding Asp-tRNA(Asn)/Glu-tRNA(Gln) amidotransferase subunit GatC, whose product is MSISAEEVKKVAHLARMAVPEEQLEGYVRNLSNILDLVDQLSAVDTTGVEPMAHPLDMTQRLREDVVTETNHREKYQAVAPEVENGLYLVPKVIE
- the argA gene encoding amino-acid N-acetyltransferase, with the translated sequence MTGSDGNSVLLLREAAPYVYQHRDKTFVIAFPGEVVEQDSFRRLIQDIAIIAALGCRIVIVHGTRAQINQRLAVAGRVSHFHHNIRVTAPDDIPLVEEAVGHLRIRIEKLLSHALNQPSFAGEDIGICSGNYLTAQPLGIIDGVDYSHTGKIRRIAHALIAQQLDSHNIVLVSPLGYSPSGETYNLDYEQVALSTAKELAADKIIFLSDHDLQLPRELVAGQVNHDPSASPFLLKIASLLLHSEIERVHLLNAAQDGALLLELYTRDGVGSMVATEQFESLRAATVEDISGILELIRPLEQRGVLIKRSREQLELEIGKFHIITRDREVIACVALYDTDAPEVAELACLVVNPQYRGGNRGDKLLRHVAQLAKAQGKTRLLVLTTQTTDWFRERGFVKGSVEELPANKKSLYNFQRNSQVLFQELA
- a CDS encoding phosphoheptose isomerase, with protein sequence MNLQTRIQQHFTASIETKQKALGLLQEPILQAAQLVFTSIQQNGKILSCGNGGSAGDAQHFSSEMLNRFEQERRGLPAIALTTDTSTLTSIANDYRYERVFARQIEALGRPGDVLLAISTSGNSANVNRAIETAHASGMRVIALSGKAGGEMKDLLQDGDVELRVPADSTARIQETHLLLIHCICDLVDHLLLAETA
- a CDS encoding YraN family protein, with amino-acid sequence MDSKPTAPHLQRGISTEQLACEHLQASGLKLLQQNYRLKIGEIDLIMLDGHTIVFVEVRYRKNNRYGGALHSIDPRKQARIIRTAQHYLQYRAPDAQARFDVVAVEGSNHIHWIRNAFESG